A single genomic interval of Arctopsyche grandis isolate Sample6627 chromosome 8, ASM5162203v2, whole genome shotgun sequence harbors:
- the U4-U6-60K gene encoding U4-U6 small nuclear riboprotein factor 60K — MSDDEDMVMKKVEALDQIASNSAGNTGEQSERARLAALLASLTKESGDNNESGGKELGQIHVSSEYMELEDEMSKDKQALLEEFERRRKARQINVSTDDTEVRRSLRQLGEPVCLFGEGPAERRARLRDLLSFLGEDAIHKRMVEEEARLQQERGQEGTWYHEGPPELRDARFWIAHYSLPQAKERLKKAREEEEGGGGPTSRAAVRQELQRRLGTMAVVASQVGGSRPLTFCHFSNDSQMLVTASWSGLCNIWSVPSCESLHPLRGHTCQVGAVVFRPQAKIPPHFINKDADIEDDARICSLASCSYDGSVLLWNLASEEPMGELSGHAPNRVSRTAFHPSGRYLGTCCRDTSWRLWDLEAGMELLHQEGHTKPPHCIAFQCDGSVVATGGLDAFGRVWDLRTGRCVMLMEGHQHSILDVEWSPTGYQLATAGGDNGARIWDLRRRVSLYTIPAHTNLLSGIRYQRTNGHYLVTASYDNSVKLWANVTWQPLRTLIGHDSKVMGLDVSPDDKFIATCAYDRTFKLWASDT; from the exons ATGTCAGACGACGAAGATATGGTGATGAAGAAGGTGGAGGCGCTGGATCAAATCGCCTCAAACAGCGCGGGGAACACTGGAGAGCAGTCCGAGCGCGCACGATTAGCCGCATTACTTGCATCTCTCACTAAAGAATCTGGAGATAATAATGAATCCGGTGGGAAAGAACTCGGACAGATTCACGTGTCTAGTG AATATATGGAgttagaagatgaaatgtctaaaGACAAGCAGGCTTTGCTTGAAGAGTTTGAACGGAGGCGAAAAGCTAGACAGATCAACGTGTCGACCGATGATACCGAAGTGAGGCGTAGTTTAAGACAATTGGGGGAGCCTGTGTGTCTCTTCGGTGAAGGCCCTGCTGAAAGACGTGCACGTCTGCGAGATTTACTTAGTTT CTTGGGAGAAGATGCAATTCATAAACGTATGGTGGAAGAAGAAGCACGCTTACAACAAGAAAGAGGTCAAGAAGGTACCTGGTACCATGAAGGACCACCTGAATTGAGGGATGCCCGTTTTTGGATCGCTCATTATTCTTTGCCTCAAGCAAAAGAAAG attaaaaaaagctAGAGAGGAAGAGGAAGGTGGAGGAGGACCCACATCCAGAGCTGCAGTTCGGCAAGAACTGCAGCGACGACTCGGTACTATGGCAGTAGTTGCTAGTCAAGTCGGAGGATCTCGTCCGCTTACTTTCTGTCATTTCAGTAATGATTCACAGATGTTGGTTACGGCATCATG gTCTGGTCTGTGCAATATATGGTCAGTACCAAGCTGTGAATCTTTACATCCTCTGCGTGGTCATACATGTCAAGTTGGAGCTGTAGTTTTTCGACCACAAGCTAAAATACCACCGCATTTCATCAATAAAGATGCAGACATAGAAGATGATGCTAGAATATGTTCCTTAGCGTCTTGTAGTTATGACGGTAGCGTTTTACTTTGGAATTTAGCTAG TGAGGAACCCATGGGTGAACTATCTGGACATGCACCTAATCGAGTGTCTAGAACTGCGTTCCATCCATCAGGGCGCTATTTGGGAACATGCTGTCGGGACACCTCGTGGAGGCTTTGGGACTTGGAAGCCGGTATGGAATTACTACACCAGGAAGGTCACACAAAGCCGCCTCATTGTATTGCGTTTCAGTGTGATGGTTCAGTAGTTGCAACCGG aggATTAGATGCTTTTGGCCGAGTTTGGGATCTGCGTACCGGTCGTTGCGTTATGTTAATGGAAGGACATCAGCATAGTATATTGGACGTTGAATGGTCGCCCACCGGGTACCAGTTGGCCACAGCTGGTGGAGATAACGGTGCTCGAATTTGGGATTTACGTCGTCGGGTTTCTTTGTATACTATCCCTGCGCATACGAATTTGTTGAGTG GTATTAGATATCAGCGGACTAACGGTCACTATCTTGTGACTGCTAGTTATGATAATTCCGTTAAACTTTGGGCGAATGTCACCTGGCAACCGTTACGCACTCTCATCGGTCACGATAGTAAAGTTATGGGTTTGGATGTCTCGCCAGATGATAAGTTTATAGCTACATGTGCCTACGATAGAACCTTTAAACTTTGGGCATCCGACACTTGA